GATAAAAAGTGAACATAACTCTTACTATGGATAGAGACGAAAGTCTGCTCACGTTGCACTCACTTGGTATTTAAATGCACACTGCATACTTCTTTAGTTTTGTGTAACTGCTCCCAGTTCGTGGAGAATTAATTACTTTATTTAAGCATTAATTAGATGTTATGATTCAGCTGTAGTTGTTGCAAGTTAAGAGTCTTAGCTGATTATAAGCAGATCATTCTCTTCAAATAGTTTGATAACTATTTGCATTGTATATCCGCTCAGACATATATATTACTAGTATATTACAATGTTTACCAAATTCCTTATTTCTTTCTCCTATTTTCTGATCACTCTTGTGGTTTTTAAACATGTGTTCACAGGAGATACATTGCGATGGTAGAAATGTGTCGAGTTGTTGCTAGTAGGGATCGGTTAATCATTCTACTACTCCCACTTTTGGAACATGTCCTAAATATCATCCTCATCCATCTTCAGAACAGGTAAGGCATTAAGTTTCAGGAGAGTACAATCCGTATTGTTCATGGTTCCTGCTAAAATCCACATACCATCTTATGTTCCTGATGATCTATCTTTTATGGCTAAACAAAGAACAAAAAAACCATACTCTTTATTGAAATGTAAACATCGAGGTGTTATGTTGTCATTACATGtatcttttttttccttcttttggcTAATCTTTTTGTGTTTCGGCAGCTCTATTGCACTTGATCCTGCCATGAGCACAAAAACAATTACATATAGTTCAAAGTGTGATCCACAACAGGATATGGCTTTGTTTTGTGGGAAGTTAGTTCCAACTCTTGAAAGACTCGAGTTGCTGAGTGAGGTATGGGCCTCCTAATAACTATTGTAATTCTTGTTAACATGTTCGTGGTTTTATACATGTTCTGAAATTTTCAGTCATTCAAATGGCGGCCTTAAATGCATATTTATTATGTAGTATTCAGTAGAAATGATGCTTTTCTTAAATGATCAATTTTAGTATAAAAGTATGCTTGTGATATTGACCTTGGAGACTGGGAGATGCTCATTGCCCAGTTTCTACGGGACTGTATAGTGTATATTAGTCCTGGACTCCTGTAACATTCTATTTGACTTGCAATGATTGAAATAaaatttttattgtttgatcAGAATCATCAGATTCATCAGAGTATTTGTACGATTGTGACTTGTTCAATTGGTATTAATGTTAAATTTTCCATCATGCCCCATTCTTGTTGAAACTGTGCTATGTTAAAGGATGCTATTAATGTTGTTACTAGCAACCTGGTATAGAGTAGTCAGtcaggttttttatttttgtacttCAGATGTGTTTGGGCTTTGTTGATGCTGTTGCCATGTGTTTAATACTACTGAAATCTTAGTTAAAGGAATGTATTTTCATGCTCTTACTGTTTTACATTATGGTTGCTGGTCTTCGCAGGAGAAAATAGGGCACAATCTCAAAGTATTCCAAAGATTAACTACTTCTGCCAAAGAGATTGCAATACAAAAGTTGATTTTGTAGATATATTAAAGTATCCAATACAAATTCAGTTGCCTTGATTGGATCAACTGCCTGTACACTGTAAATTGTATGAAGTGTAAGTGTTCTTTctgaattaatttaaatttgcaAGATATGGAGTGAAATTTTGTAGTGTAATGGTGAAAACTTGTTTAAATTATGTACTTTAAACCTGTACATAATAGTTAGAGTTATAGAATAGATAATGTCATCATGCAATCCCTTATCCTTCACACAAGATAATCTTGCTCAAGCTGGGTATGAACACTGTTGGCAGTAAAGTTCTCACTTTAATCCTTCAATGCAGCTACATTCTCAGACCTCGGATTTGAGGCCTAGACATTCCTAGTTAACCTGGATTAATTCCTCAGCAGCTAATCTACACACATGGTGGTTTACATTGTTTGTTACTTTGAACTAACCACAGTTGCTACACAAGATTAGTTTTACTCCTTCAACCAAACTATAAAACTATTTTCCAATTTCCAAATTACCAGCAATAAATTAGTAAGGGGTCTTGGATAATGATCTAAATGAAAATATTAGAGGTTTGCGGCAAGTAGAAGTTTGAGAATATTAGTGATTTGTAAAGGTTGCATTAGTCTTGGGCTATCATGGAGTCCTCCTACACATGAGGAGGGTGGAACGCTAAtaaaactgaattcactcattTGTAGGGAGTTTAAAATCTTCTTCGACGTGTGAAAAGCATGTTTTTATTGAAATCACCATCCATCTATTATAGCAAAGGATAGTGGATGATCATCATTTTAAGTTCAGGTAAGGGCAATGGCTATCGTCACGATGGTATAATATTTATCATGTTACTAATCGTTAGATCAAAGATATATTTAGCAAGTGTTTAGTTGAAAACACCAACATGAGGCGTCAATAAACTAAACCCAAAGAGGCCTATGTACGTTGACCCACATTTAAGATGAGTTTCAAATCCATTCCGCTCTAATTATAGGTGGGTTTGGAGGCTTTGCTTGTAAATAAGTTGGCCCTCCCAATGTATCTTGCATTAAGTAGAAATATTATTAAGATAAAGCTTATATTAGGGGGGGGAAAACTTAGGTACAGTACCATTGATGCTGTTGGTACTGTTTTCCCATCAAAACATGAcacattgatattttttttcaacttcATATCTCAAAAAAAATCTAGCACGTTTCCTATTCCCCCAATCTCTAATCTCCAACCACTGATCTCCAAATTCCTTCCATGGCATACACCCTACATGTCCAAACTCCAACACCCTTTCTTCTGCCAATCTCAAAATTGGATTTCAATCTCGACACTGCAACATGGACGACCATGAAAATGGTACGGCGAGTCCGTAATTTTGATGTTGGATACAGAATCAACATAACCAATTTCGGTGCAGGCAAAGCAAGTGTTTCATGTTGACAGGGGTAATACTCTCATACCATGATGGGTATAGATTCAGCAGAGCCAACTAAAGCTCGATGTTGCTTTCGTTGTGGGTGGGATTTAGAAAATTGACCTGTTGATTCCAAGATTCTTTCTCCAGGGTCATGTTTCAAGGCTTTGTAgagatgttgtttttgatgtcTTTAAAAATGGAGGAAAACTCATCACAAGTTAAGGAGAGGGGGGATATATTGGGTTCCATTTATATACAATCTTCAGGGGAAGTGGAGGTAGCAGAATAAAAGAGTcaatttgaaaaaattaatgGGTGCCACATGTCATTTTTTAGTTGGAAAACAACACTAACAGCATATTTGGTACTGTATATAAGTTTTCCCCATATTAGGGAGGCTTTTCTCCTGCTTTCCTAGGTGTTTCTCCCACAAATGGTGGGTTTCTACCACATTAGGTGGTTTTCTACCCAAATAAGTGGATTTTTGGTGTGTTTGCCTCTCCACTTTCTTCTCCCTGCttcccaccaccgccgccgcatCGCCTCCCCTCTCCACCTTCAGCCACCGCACATCTTCTTCTTGTGTCGGGTTCCCCTTTCCTTGGCCTCCACTTTGCTCCGTTCACGCTGTTGCCCCCGCCTCCACTTCACCGTGAGTTGAGATGCAGATCTGGCTTTAGGAAGACGCAACGCCCTTCTCCTTGCCGCTATTGCTATCGTGAGCACCGCTACTACCCGGGCCTGAGACCCTCTGCTTCAACGTTTCTTCTTGGCAAGGTTCTTGGTTGAAAAAGAAGATTTAACCGTTTCAGATCTGCTGAAAGCTTTGACGCGCCGTCGTGCCACCGTCGTCCCCTCCCCCTCTGTTGGTAGATCTGCAACCTCTTTTTTCTATGGTTCCAGTGCTATCTTGACTCCTTGGTACTGTTGGTACTGTCGTTGGAGCTATGTTTGCTTCGTTAAGGCCTTCGCAACTCCGAGAGAGTCGATTAATTTGCTAATTTACTACCAATAGAAAGTCAAGTTGTTGTACTGATGTCCTTAGGATTTTAGGGCCTGTATAATTTTTTCTTAGTTTGTCTGGTTGCTTAGATCAACATGTGAGGATGCTTTAAGCTTAATTTCTTATCTGATTATGCATTGCAGGAATGGGCGTATAGTCCCACTGATGTAAGTGTCGTTGGACAATCTTTGAATGTTAATTTGCActgttgaccaaaaaaaaaagataatgctTATATCTGAAAAGATGTTCTTCAACTCTTAAACTAACTTTTGAGTTGAGTTagatttctcaattttttttgtgtagTATTCCTCAACCCACTTTATCGTTAgctaaaatgaaataaattaattaggtTGTTGGGCTGCATATGTCCAACCTATACCATAAAACAAGTATGAGGACAATATCACCTCTTGAACCCAATTTCTAATATCACTCACATGTTTTCTCGCGAGTTAAAGTGAACAAATTAAGTATGTTGGCGGGCTGGATATTTCAAACCTTTGCCACAAATTAAGTATAGAAAGACAAGGCTCACctcttgagctaacttttgggGAAAAATTATGTCTCAAATTCTAATATCCATCGACCTGCTTTGTCATGAATTAAAGTGAATCAAATTAAGTAGGTTGGTAGGCTGGATTTCCCAAACCTCTACCACAAGTTAAGTATGTAGGCATAACTTTTGGGTAGAGTAATGTCTCCCGAATTCTAATATCCCTCAACCCGTCACGAGCTAAATTAATTCAAATTAAGTAGGTTGGTGGGTAGGATATTCCTTTCTCACTTAACAAGTCATGTTAGCTCTTAAAAATACAAAGTGAACATTTATGCAtatcttatttaaaattaacttaGACTTGAACACAAGTTGTACGAGTATAGAGTAATGCAGAAGAAGGAACTCTAGTGTTGATACATATGATACATCACTTCTTCACATATTATTTTGTATTATTTCTAtattcctatatatatatgtgtgtgtgtgtgtgtgtgcgtggAAGGTATTTTGAAGCATGCGCACGCATCAAGCATCCGACCAGAATACTTCTAGTTGACCCCAATCCTTTTCTGGAACACCCAAAGCCTTCCAAACAGCCTTAGAGGCATCGACTATATTGTTGGCACAGCCTCTACTAGAGTCACACTCATCAACAACCTTTGCATTGACCCTTCTTCCATTTCCAAATATGGTGATTTGTTTTAGGCACCTCTTTCTATGGTCGAACAACTTAGTTGATAGTGCTACAATAAGAGTGCTGTCTTTGTGAAATTTCTCATCACAAGATGATGCGCCACCTCCATCCCCATCCTTCTCAAAGCTATTCAGTGTTAAGGTTGCCTTGTTTCTATGAGATTCTTGTGGGGAACACTCGTGTGAGGCGTGAAGCTTCCCTGGTTCGCAACCCTTATGGTGATGATGTCTTGGAGGATGCTTTTTGGCCCTTAATAACCTTCCATATGCTCTGAAAGTTGCAGCTTCGGTGTTCAGCCAGAAGCTTGCTACAATAATAAGAAGAAGGAGAACTGCTTGAAATGAATTCGAACAAATTTTGATCGTCTTCATCTCTTTTATTTATTGCACCACTCAATGTTGATGTGTGCAACAGAGTCCAGCCACCCGGGTATTTATAGAGATACTAAGCTCAGATGACATAATCCTTCTGACGAATAAGACAAATTTAAATTTCACTTGCGCTCCAATGGGGTTGTCAGCTATCAAGGAAAATAGTTAATTACGATATAATAAGTTAAAATTTTACTACTTATGCATTAGGGGTTCTGAACTTCTGATTATATTTTTCCAATAAAATCCTTGCAATGCACACGAATTTTAATGAGATATAAAAgagaatttaaaataaatttaaatattgaaaaaaaaaatcaagtttctttttagattttcttataatttatcTGGCTCATAGATAattaatttcatgattttatgtttctttagtattcaattttttatttattaaccGTAAAAAACAATTGATTTTATATGACAGCTATAGATACGAGGTATGAGAAAGATGCTTTgtgatatgaattttttttttaacatcggaaagataaattgcaccccgCCAGGAATTGATCTATGGACCTCCTCCCCCTACTGAACTCATATGTtctcagctcttaccacttgagctatcatacggaAACGTTGATATGACTTGCTAAGTGAGATATATAGGACTTGAGTTAAGTTACAGAAGTTGAAGGGGTATGGATCttttcattggaaaaaaaaaacttaagagTCTCAAGTTGTTGAGCTCCATTTTTCTTTAGTACAATCAAGTTGTTCTATTTAACCTTTGATTTagttttctttcatttctttaattattaaatacacataaataatatattactccctccatttcttattataagtcactttttctgaagaaaaaaaaaattgttcctaaatataagtcatTTTCTAATATCTTAGAAgcattaaaatttttttttccaaattcaccctcatatttaatatgaaagagatgatgaacgtttgaaatattaatttggagagagaaaatcataggaaagtaaatatgGGTAAACTAGGAAAGTTaatcattttctttaaaaatttatttattgtaactatttttcttaatctaaaagAATTAGTTTTTGTGGCTTATATATAGTAACATAGGGAGTAATATTTAAGTTGAGCAACTTGACACTCTTAATTTTTTCCCAATAGAGAGGATTCATACCAAATTAAAGCTTAACAAAGCATCTTAAAAAATAAGCTTTATAAGCGTTGGTTGCTGTGGTTAAAAGTATCAGTTAAATCTTCAAAGGAGTTATACTTTTAAGAAGAATTTTAACATTCGCCACATCTGAGTCGGACTTATgagaataatataaaataaattaattaattaacataAGCGTATTGGTTTTTTTACAAGGATgacaaatcttga
This portion of the Lotus japonicus ecotype B-129 chromosome 3, LjGifu_v1.2 genome encodes:
- the LOC130746097 gene encoding putative ripening-related protein 2 — its product is MKTIKICSNSFQAVLLLLIIVASFWLNTEAATFRAYGRLLRAKKHPPRHHHHKGCEPGKLHASHECSPQESHRNKATLTLNSFEKDGDGGGASSCDEKFHKDSTLIVALSTKLFDHRKRCLKQITIFGNGRRVNAKVVDECDSSRGCANNIVDASKAVWKALGVPEKDWGQLEVFWSDA